A single window of Chitinophagales bacterium DNA harbors:
- the mnmE gene encoding tRNA uridine-5-carboxymethylaminomethyl(34) synthesis GTPase MnmE — MPQYLATDLQDTIVALSTPQGVGAIGVVRLSGTNAIHICNEVFRGKNLLEQATHTIHFGTIRDDFDKIIDEVTVALFKEPHSYTKENVVEVSCHGSPYIIQKVIELFISYGARLAKPGEFTLRAFMNGRFDLSQAEAVADLISSQSESAHQIALQQMRGGFSNQIEQLRERLVNFAALIELELDFSEEDVEFADRQQLVDLVSTIQALIRRLRESFTLGNAIKNGVTTVIAGRPNAGKSTLLNAILNEERAIVSEIAGTTRDTIEEVVNIKGVQFRLIDTAGIRDAQDQIEAIGVRKTMETIQKSTILLYVFDIIYTSPEEVHEDLQKLKKQGLEIIAVANKMDLDPYTKPENYVNDILDAEHIITTSAINNMNIEYLKEALYDIVLAKKLNSETTIVSNVRHFEALQQSYVALDRVLEGIHSGITGELLAFDIREALHHLGEITGQVDVDRDILGTIFSKFCIGK, encoded by the coding sequence ATGCCTCAATACCTCGCCACCGACCTCCAAGACACCATTGTAGCCCTTTCCACTCCGCAAGGAGTAGGCGCAATTGGCGTTGTGCGTCTTTCGGGAACAAACGCTATCCACATCTGCAATGAAGTGTTCAGAGGAAAAAACCTCTTGGAGCAAGCCACACACACCATACATTTCGGCACGATTCGAGATGACTTTGACAAAATCATTGACGAAGTAACCGTTGCCCTCTTCAAAGAACCCCATTCCTATACCAAAGAAAATGTGGTCGAAGTCAGTTGTCACGGTTCACCCTACATCATTCAGAAAGTCATAGAGTTGTTTATCAGCTACGGCGCACGTTTGGCAAAACCAGGTGAGTTCACCCTTCGTGCCTTTATGAATGGACGTTTTGACTTATCGCAAGCAGAAGCCGTTGCCGACCTAATCAGTTCGCAGTCCGAATCTGCTCACCAAATCGCTTTGCAGCAAATGCGGGGCGGTTTCTCCAACCAAATCGAACAATTGCGGGAACGGTTGGTCAATTTTGCAGCTTTGATAGAATTGGAGCTGGATTTCAGCGAGGAAGATGTGGAGTTTGCCGACCGTCAGCAGTTGGTGGATTTGGTCAGCACCATTCAAGCCCTGATTCGCCGCTTGCGGGAATCTTTTACTCTCGGCAATGCCATCAAAAACGGAGTTACGACGGTCATTGCGGGTCGCCCAAATGCGGGAAAATCTACTTTGCTCAATGCCATTTTGAATGAAGAACGAGCGATTGTTTCTGAGATTGCGGGAACGACTCGGGATACGATCGAGGAAGTCGTCAATATCAAAGGCGTACAGTTTCGTCTCATTGACACCGCAGGCATCCGTGATGCACAAGATCAAATTGAAGCCATCGGTGTCCGCAAAACGATGGAAACCATTCAAAAATCGACCATTTTACTCTACGTTTTTGACATCATTTACACCTCTCCAGAAGAAGTCCACGAAGACCTTCAAAAACTGAAAAAGCAGGGTTTGGAAATCATTGCAGTGGCCAACAAAATGGACTTAGACCCTTACACCAAGCCTGAAAACTATGTCAATGACATTTTGGATGCGGAACACATTATCACGACTTCGGCTATCAACAACATGAACATCGAATACCTCAAAGAAGCTCTATACGACATCGTGCTCGCCAAAAAACTGAACTCCGAAACGACCATCGTTTCCAATGTTCGGCACTTTGAAGCACTGCAACAATCTTATGTGGCATTGGATCGGGTATTGGAGGGTATTCACAGTGGTATTACGGGTGAATTGTTGGCGTTTGATATTCGAGAGGCGTTGCATCATTTGGGGGAGATTACAGGACAAGTGGATGTGGATAGGGATATTTTGGGGACGATATTTTCTAAGTTTTGTATTGGGAAGTAA
- a CDS encoding purine-nucleoside phosphorylase yields MTLFQNIQESAKYIQSQTQNFQPRFGIILGTGLGNLVNEIDIDYELSYADIPHFPVSTVESHKGKLIFGRIEGEAIVAMQGRFHFYEGYTMQQVVFPVRVMKLLGIERLFISNAAGSLNENMDAGDLMILSDHINLQPANPLRGKNIDELGVRFPDMSRVYDPEMIAKGLAIAEKYQINCHTGVYASVSGPNLETQAECKYLHIIGADAVGMSTVPEAIAAVHAEIPVFAISVLTNENYPPERVKVVSVDDVIAVALKAEPKMTMIIKEMIGAL; encoded by the coding sequence ATGACTCTCTTCCAAAACATCCAAGAATCCGCAAAATACATCCAATCCCAAACCCAAAACTTCCAACCCCGATTTGGCATCATACTCGGCACAGGCTTAGGGAATTTGGTCAATGAAATAGACATTGACTACGAACTCAGTTATGCCGATATACCCCATTTTCCCGTTTCAACAGTCGAAAGTCACAAGGGGAAATTGATCTTTGGGCGTATTGAAGGAGAAGCCATTGTAGCAATGCAAGGACGGTTTCATTTTTATGAAGGCTATACGATGCAGCAAGTTGTTTTCCCTGTTCGGGTGATGAAATTGTTGGGCATCGAAAGACTGTTTATCTCCAATGCTGCGGGTAGCTTGAACGAGAACATGGATGCAGGTGATTTGATGATTCTCAGCGACCATATTAATTTGCAGCCTGCCAATCCTTTGCGAGGAAAAAATATTGACGAGTTGGGTGTGCGTTTCCCCGATATGAGTCGAGTCTATGACCCAGAAATGATTGCGAAGGGTTTGGCGATTGCCGAAAAATACCAAATCAACTGTCATACAGGCGTGTATGCAAGTGTGTCAGGGCCCAATTTGGAAACCCAAGCGGAATGTAAATATTTGCACATCATTGGAGCAGATGCTGTAGGAATGTCAACGGTGCCAGAAGCCATTGCAGCCGTTCATGCAGAGATTCCAGTGTTTGCGATTTCGGTTTTGACCAACGAAAACTATCCGCCTGAGCGAGTGAAAGTGGTTTCGGTGGACGATGTGATTGCAGTGGCATTGAAGGCAGAACCCAAAATGACGATGATTATCAAGGAGATGATTGGGGCTTTGTAA
- a CDS encoding AAA family ATPase produces the protein MIKIPFGVSDYEQMITQGYHYIDRTNYIEKMEGLGKKYLFFLRPRRFGKSLFLSSLQYYYGIEYKAKFEQLFEKQYIGQNPTPLANSYMILRLNFSGIDTETNEQAKSSFFRAFKSSVRGFVKYYRNIFDEKLAEIITNATDSPEILRLLFEWMKVNEVTQKIYLLIDEYDHFTNEILAFRFDEFKEIVGKNGWVRKFYESLKIGADAGWIDRMFITGVTPITLDSLTSGFNNASDISMRAGFEQMLGFTKEEVEGILLGIGISKTELNGISDDLKSWYDGYHFNQYAKKGIYNSEMVLYFADAYIERMEYPSQLLDTNIASDYSKIRSMFRIAHKEKENIEVLREVLKNDELKAVLTQKYNFNEPWDRDKFISLLYYLGFLTIKGSDLEQTIFTIPNYVIKELYFQYFTRVTLEEANFDLYNLRVRDKVVELAKYNNIKPIIELTESTLTQLSAHHDRAYFNEGHVKSIFVSWFHSIGIYHIFSELEVEKGATQKGRIDLLLTRRKPFVEETPYQFIFELKYLKQSEAKQLKDKKKEAIAQLKAYLKDEKIKEMTDLKAYVVIFVVNKATVVELKI, from the coding sequence ATGATAAAAATCCCTTTTGGAGTCAGCGACTACGAGCAGATGATTACCCAAGGCTACCATTATATAGACCGCACCAACTACATCGAAAAAATGGAGGGATTGGGGAAGAAATACCTGTTTTTTTTGCGCCCCCGCCGATTCGGAAAGAGTCTTTTTCTTTCAAGCCTTCAATATTATTACGGCATAGAATACAAAGCAAAATTTGAACAACTTTTTGAGAAACAGTACATTGGACAAAATCCAACGCCTCTTGCCAATTCCTACATGATTTTGCGATTGAATTTTTCAGGTATTGACACAGAAACAAATGAACAGGCAAAGTCCAGTTTTTTTAGAGCATTTAAGTCTTCAGTACGAGGATTTGTAAAATATTATCGAAATATTTTTGATGAAAAGTTGGCAGAGATTATCACTAATGCCACAGACTCACCAGAAATTCTGCGCTTATTGTTTGAGTGGATGAAGGTGAATGAGGTTACTCAAAAAATCTACCTCCTCATAGACGAATACGACCATTTTACGAATGAAATTTTGGCCTTCCGATTTGATGAGTTCAAAGAGATTGTGGGCAAAAATGGTTGGGTGCGAAAGTTTTACGAGAGCCTGAAAATTGGAGCAGATGCAGGTTGGATAGACAGGATGTTCATCACAGGCGTTACGCCCATCACCTTAGACAGCTTGACCAGCGGCTTCAACAATGCTTCGGATATCAGTATGCGAGCGGGTTTTGAGCAGATGTTGGGCTTCACGAAGGAAGAAGTAGAAGGTATTTTGTTGGGGATTGGGATTTCAAAAACGGAGTTGAACGGTATTTCAGATGATTTGAAGAGTTGGTACGATGGTTATCACTTCAATCAATATGCAAAAAAGGGAATTTACAACTCCGAAATGGTTCTGTATTTTGCAGATGCTTACATCGAGCGGATGGAATATCCTTCTCAACTCTTAGACACCAATATTGCTTCTGATTACAGCAAAATCCGTTCGATGTTTCGCATTGCCCACAAAGAAAAGGAAAACATTGAAGTGCTGCGAGAGGTATTGAAGAACGATGAATTGAAAGCAGTCTTGACCCAAAAATACAACTTCAATGAGCCGTGGGACAGAGATAAATTCATCAGTTTGTTGTATTACTTGGGATTTTTGACCATCAAAGGCAGTGATTTAGAACAAACTATATTCACCATTCCCAATTATGTCATCAAAGAATTGTATTTCCAGTATTTTACGAGGGTGACATTGGAGGAAGCAAACTTCGATTTATACAACCTACGTGTGCGAGACAAAGTGGTGGAGTTGGCAAAATACAACAATATCAAGCCCATCATTGAACTGACCGAATCCACATTGACCCAGCTTTCGGCACATCACGACCGAGCTTACTTCAATGAAGGACACGTCAAATCTATCTTTGTTTCGTGGTTTCATTCTATTGGCATTTACCACATTTTCAGTGAATTGGAGGTCGAAAAAGGTGCGACTCAAAAGGGTAGGATAGACCTATTGCTTACCCGAAGAAAGCCCTTTGTAGAAGAAACGCCTTATCAGTTCATTTTTGAATTGAAGTACTTGAAACAGTCTGAAGCCAAGCAATTGAAGGATAAAAAGAAAGAGGCAATCGCTCAATTGAAGGCCTATTTGAAGGACGAAAAAATCAAAGAAATGACCGACTTGAAAGCCTATGTGGTCATTTTTGTGGTGAATAAAGCGACAGTTGTAGAATTGAAGATATAA
- a CDS encoding AAA family ATPase: protein MIKIPFGVSDYEQMITQGYHYIDRTNYIEKMEGLGKKYLFFLRPRRFGKSLFLSSLQYYYGIEYKAKFEQLFEKQYVGQNPTPLANSYMILRLNFSAIDTETNEKAYQGFFTRVRTTVEGLVRFYKDSFDPSDVEKIASTTTPQDALFALYQIMHDRQVSAKIYLLIDEYDHFTNEILAFRFDEFKEIVGKNGWVRKFYESLKIGADAGWIDRMFITGVTPITLDSLTSGFNNASDISMRAGFEQMLGFTKEEVEGILLGIGISKTELNGISDDLKSWYDGYHFNQYAKKGIYNSEMVLYFADAYIERMEYPSQLLDTNIASDYSKIRSMFRIAHKEKENIEVLREVLKNDELKAVLTQKYNFNEPWDRDKFISLLYYLGFLTIKGSDLEQTIFTIPNYVIKELYFQYFTRVTLEEANFDLYNLRVRDKVVELAKYNNIKPIIELTESTLTQLSAHHDRAYFNEGHVKSIFVSWFHSIGIYHIFSELEVEKGATQKGRIDLLLTRRKPFVEETPYQFIFELKYLKQSEVKQLKDKKKEAIAQLKAYLKDEKIKEMTDLKAYVVIFVVNKATVVELKS from the coding sequence ATGATAAAAATCCCTTTTGGAGTCAGCGACTACGAGCAGATGATTACCCAAGGCTACCACTATATAGACCGCACCAACTACATCGAAAAAATGGAGGGATTGGGGAAGAAATACCTATTTTTTTTGCGCCCCCGCCGATTCGGAAAGAGTCTTTTTCTTTCAAGCCTTCAATATTATTACGGCATAGAATACAAAGCAAAATTTGAACAACTTTTTGAGAAACAATACGTTGGACAAAACCCAACGCCTCTTGCCAATTCCTACATGATTTTGCGATTGAATTTTTCGGCAATTGATACAGAGACGAATGAGAAAGCCTACCAAGGTTTTTTTACGAGGGTAAGGACCACTGTAGAAGGCTTGGTTCGGTTTTACAAAGATTCCTTTGACCCTTCGGATGTCGAAAAAATAGCTTCTACAACTACGCCTCAAGATGCTCTTTTTGCGCTGTACCAAATCATGCACGATAGACAGGTAAGTGCTAAAATCTACCTCCTCATAGACGAATACGACCATTTTACGAATGAAATTTTGGCGTTCCGATTTGATGAATTCAAAGAAATTGTGGGCAAAAATGGTTGGGTGCGAAAGTTTTACGAGAGCCTGAAAATTGGAGCAGACGCAGGTTGGATAGACAGGATGTTCATCACAGGCGTTACGCCCATCACCTTAGACAGCTTGACCAGCGGCTTCAACAATGCTTCGGATATCAGTATGCGAGCGGGTTTTGAGCAGATGTTGGGCTTCACGAAGGAAGAAGTAGAAGGTATTTTGTTGGGGATTGGGATTTCAAAAACGGAGTTGAACGGTATTTCAGATGATTTGAAGAGTTGGTACGATGGTTATCACTTCAATCAATATGCAAAAAAGGGAATTTACAACTCCGAAATGGTTCTGTATTTTGCAGATGCTTACATCGAGCGGATGGAATATCCTTCTCAACTCTTAGACACCAATATTGCTTCTGATTACAGCAAAATCCGTTCGATGTTTCGCATTGCCCACAAAGAAAAGGAAAACATTGAAGTGCTGCGAGAGGTATTGAAGAACGATGAATTGAAAGCAGTCTTGACCCAAAAATACAACTTCAATGAGCCGTGGGACAGAGATAAATTCATCAGTTTGTTGTATTACTTGGGATTTTTGACCATCAAAGGCAGTGATTTAGAACAAACTATATTCACCATTCCCAATTATGTCATCAAAGAATTGTATTTCCAGTATTTTACGAGGGTGACATTGGAGGAAGCAAACTTCGATTTATACAACCTACGTGTGCGAGACAAAGTGGTGGAGTTGGCAAAATACAACAATATCAAGCCCATCATTGAACTGACCGAATCCACATTGACCCAGCTTTCGGCACATCACGACCGAGCTTACTTCAATGAAGGACACGTCAAATCTATCTTTGTTTCGTGGTTTCATTCTATTGGCATTTACCACATTTTCAGTGAATTGGAGGTCGAAAAAGGTGCGACTCAAAAGGGCAGGATAGACCTATTGCTTACCCGAAGAAAGCCCTTTGTAGAAGAAACGCCTTATCAGTTCATTTTTGAATTGAAGTACTTGAAACAGTCTGAAGTCAAGCAATTGAAGGATAAAAAGAAAGAGGCAATCGCTCAATTGAAGGCCTATTTGAAGGACGAAAAAATCAAAGAAATGACCGACTTGAAAGCCTATGTGGTCATTTTTGTGGTGAATAAAGCGACAGTTGTAGAATTGAAGTCCTAA
- a CDS encoding YiiX/YebB-like N1pC/P60 family cysteine hydrolase, whose product MLKFFGIILFFLFALYGLLLIPSSTPDSPKIADKQPFAWNQDSVWESLEKEFIAAKEMDCLENLAKIDTAIAAIHQFLDNIAQDTLPPEATQFALLERQFFQLGPQIGACEERLTTYMNLFSKIRKVVKDQSVHWDMKTSKARNTIYRLLYGGRAGIEELMLQAHPENVSPMLLAYDEPSQTPSIDIMGVKAHSGDMLVSRGGAPTSALISRGNDYPGNFSHVSLLHVDENSGETSIVESWIEKGVFVNDFESYVNDKKLRMMILRPRADLPALQKNPMLPHEVADSAKQVVETQHIPYDFAMNYTEPSKQFCAEVVSSAYGHFGIDLWMGLSTISSPGLARWLSLMGVQFFETHEPSDLEYDPQLTVVAEWRGLETLYQDHLDNAMIDIMLEGAEAGEGLPYDWHLLPFGRLAKGYSAVLNWMGKEGPVPEGMSATTAMRVRKFIATHHALRDSLKEKAKIYEAEHGYHPPYWDLVNLAREVKNSGL is encoded by the coding sequence ATGTTGAAGTTTTTTGGTATTATTTTGTTCTTTTTATTTGCCCTGTATGGGCTTTTATTGATTCCAAGCAGTACACCTGATTCACCCAAAATAGCAGACAAACAGCCGTTTGCGTGGAATCAAGATAGCGTATGGGAATCTTTGGAGAAGGAATTTATTGCAGCTAAAGAGATGGATTGCCTCGAAAATTTGGCAAAAATAGATACAGCTATTGCAGCTATTCACCAGTTTTTGGACAACATTGCACAAGATACCCTCCCTCCCGAGGCCACACAGTTCGCCCTTTTGGAGCGACAGTTTTTTCAGTTAGGGCCTCAGATTGGAGCCTGTGAAGAACGTTTAACGACTTACATGAACCTTTTTAGCAAAATTCGCAAGGTAGTAAAAGACCAGTCCGTTCACTGGGATATGAAAACTTCGAAGGCAAGAAATACGATTTACCGCCTGTTGTATGGAGGTCGTGCGGGCATCGAAGAGTTAATGCTGCAAGCGCATCCTGAAAATGTTTCTCCCATGTTGCTCGCTTATGACGAACCTTCTCAAACTCCTTCAATTGACATCATGGGCGTGAAAGCGCACAGTGGGGATATGTTGGTTTCGAGAGGTGGCGCACCGACTTCTGCCTTGATTTCGAGGGGAAATGACTATCCTGGCAATTTTTCGCACGTTTCGTTGCTGCATGTAGATGAAAATTCGGGTGAGACTTCGATTGTGGAATCTTGGATTGAGAAAGGGGTTTTTGTAAATGATTTTGAGAGTTATGTGAATGACAAAAAACTTAGGATGATGATTTTACGCCCTCGTGCGGACTTGCCTGCACTTCAAAAAAATCCGATGTTGCCACATGAAGTTGCAGATAGTGCCAAGCAAGTAGTTGAAACGCAACACATTCCCTACGATTTTGCGATGAACTATACCGAACCTTCTAAGCAGTTTTGTGCAGAAGTGGTATCTTCTGCTTATGGTCACTTTGGGATTGACCTGTGGATGGGGCTTTCGACGATTTCTTCGCCTGGACTGGCTCGATGGCTGTCTTTGATGGGGGTGCAATTCTTTGAAACACACGAACCTTCTGACCTCGAATATGATCCGCAATTGACCGTTGTGGCGGAATGGCGGGGCTTGGAAACACTCTATCAAGACCATCTGGACAATGCCATGATTGACATTATGTTGGAAGGTGCGGAGGCGGGAGAAGGTCTGCCTTACGACTGGCATTTGCTGCCGTTTGGTCGTTTGGCGAAAGGGTATAGTGCAGTTTTGAATTGGATGGGAAAGGAAGGACCCGTTCCCGAAGGTATGAGCGCAACGACTGCTATGCGTGTTCGGAAATTCATCGCTACGCATCATGCGCTGAGGGATTCATTGAAGGAAAAAGCGAAAATCTATGAAGCGGAACATGGCTATCACCCTCCTTATTGGGATTTGGTGAACTTAGCGAGAGAGGTGAAAAACAGTGGATTGTGA
- a CDS encoding MFS transporter, with product MLQKLPLDHWLRLATVGFIATTGLGILTILPLVLGELHEHYDFSKELIGWFAAINITGIAFGGLITALVIHRVGMVRLIQIGLLGLMGCEIASMFLLDSPYLLVLRLVAGMFAGVAYASSLTSFTVLKTPVKGYSIYVLVYCLLSAIIFPFMPSVLHNFGLQAGFVFLVGMTILALLVSPSLAVFQRKSHDFHLPPLQLSALVRNPTILLVLLAYYALQLSGGVLWAYIELIGEAKMLSEHFIANTLSIGNVIVIPFALVIYWFNDKGGLALPIFGGLGIFAVSLLAIYFTSSPWGYAIGTVFYMGIWAFIMAFYQSIQAQHDPQGKVIALGAFINMLGQATGPALAAMFLGNQPYVNIVGLALVGLTVSFAGIFSSVLALERKVVPELK from the coding sequence ATGCTCCAAAAACTTCCTCTCGACCATTGGCTGCGCTTGGCTACGGTTGGTTTTATTGCGACAACAGGTTTGGGTATTCTGACCATTTTGCCGCTGGTGTTGGGTGAACTGCACGAACACTATGACTTTTCAAAAGAACTGATAGGCTGGTTTGCAGCGATTAACATTACGGGTATTGCTTTTGGTGGTTTGATTACCGCTTTGGTGATTCACAGAGTGGGCATGGTTCGGCTGATACAAATAGGTTTGTTGGGGCTGATGGGCTGCGAAATAGCTTCAATGTTTCTGCTTGATTCGCCCTATTTGTTGGTGCTTCGATTGGTGGCGGGTATGTTTGCAGGAGTGGCATACGCTTCGAGCCTGACCTCGTTTACTGTGTTGAAAACACCTGTGAAGGGATACAGTATTTATGTCTTGGTCTATTGTCTATTGAGTGCCATTATTTTCCCGTTTATGCCCAGTGTTTTGCACAATTTTGGCTTGCAGGCAGGATTTGTTTTTTTGGTTGGAATGACTATTCTCGCTCTTTTGGTGAGTCCTTCTTTGGCTGTTTTTCAACGAAAGAGCCACGATTTTCACCTCCCCCCTTTGCAACTGTCTGCATTGGTTCGCAATCCCACTATTTTGCTGGTTTTGTTGGCTTATTATGCACTTCAATTGAGCGGCGGCGTTCTTTGGGCGTACATCGAATTGATTGGAGAAGCCAAAATGCTGTCTGAACACTTCATTGCCAATACACTATCAATCGGTAATGTAATCGTGATTCCTTTTGCCTTGGTGATTTATTGGTTCAATGACAAAGGGGGTTTGGCATTGCCAATTTTCGGTGGTTTGGGCATTTTTGCAGTCAGTTTGTTGGCGATTTATTTTACTTCTAGTCCATGGGGCTACGCCATTGGCACTGTTTTTTATATGGGAATATGGGCTTTTATCATGGCTTTTTACCAAAGTATTCAAGCCCAGCACGATCCTCAAGGAAAGGTCATAGCTTTGGGGGCATTCATCAATATGTTGGGACAGGCTACGGGTCCTGCTTTGGCGGCCATGTTTTTGGGGAATCAACCCTATGTCAATATCGTTGGGTTGGCTTTGGTGGGGTTGACGGTGAGTTTTGCAGGAATTTTTTCGAGTGTTTTGGCATTGGAGCGAAAGGTTGTGCCTGAATTAAAATGA
- a CDS encoding DUF4256 domain-containing protein, with protein MTKTHIKELSPEQGEELLEALKTRFEKNKNRHKGLEWAKVQAKLEAHPEKLWSLNEMEVTGGEPDVVDYDANTDEYIFYDCSSESPKGRRSVCYDREGLQSRKEHKPKNNAVDMAAAMGVELLTEEEYRALQQLGNFDTKTSNWVKTPSEIRKLGGAIFADFRYNHVFVYHNGAQSYYAARGFRGVLRV; from the coding sequence ATGACAAAGACACATATAAAAGAGCTGTCACCAGAACAAGGTGAAGAATTGCTTGAAGCATTGAAAACCCGCTTTGAGAAAAACAAGAACCGCCATAAAGGTCTTGAATGGGCTAAAGTACAAGCAAAGTTGGAAGCTCATCCTGAAAAACTGTGGTCACTCAACGAAATGGAAGTGACTGGTGGTGAGCCAGATGTGGTGGATTACGATGCAAATACGGACGAATACATTTTTTATGACTGTTCATCAGAAAGTCCTAAAGGTCGGAGAAGCGTGTGTTACGACCGTGAAGGATTGCAGTCAAGGAAAGAACACAAACCGAAGAATAACGCTGTTGATATGGCTGCTGCTATGGGTGTTGAACTTTTAACAGAAGAAGAATATAGAGCATTGCAGCAACTTGGAAATTTCGATACAAAAACATCAAACTGGGTCAAAACCCCTTCTGAGATTAGAAAACTTGGTGGTGCAATCTTTGCCGATTTTCGCTACAACCATGTATTTGTGTATCACAATGGCGCACAATCTTACTATGCTGCGAGAGGGTTTCGAGGTGTGTTGAGGGTGTAA